From the Montipora capricornis isolate CH-2021 chromosome 2, ASM3666992v2, whole genome shotgun sequence genome, one window contains:
- the LOC138034642 gene encoding uncharacterized protein, whose product MQVEQNVQRKAFFSLIPKLDPEETDSALEDEDESNLPQPLSDEYATLTKHQLKEKCSQLAKELQVTPEQCKELEKVTRNQSICPLWLEQRKGRITASKAHSVLKRKESTPPNNLLKSIMGYKAYDLSKMKPIRWEIPTRKMEISEMGDESSEQDEEHLYCICNQPEYGKMIACDNPTFDIVWFHYACVHIRRKLKGKWYCPHCEDED is encoded by the exons ATGCAAGTGGAACAAAACGTTCAGAGAAAAG CTTTCTTCAGTTTAATTCCCAAACTTGACCCCGAGGAGACAGACAGTGCATTGGAAGATGAAGATGAGAGTAACCTACCTCAGCCACTCTCAGATGAATATGCTACACTTACCAAACATCAGCTAAAGGAAAAATGCAGCCAGCTTGCTAAAGAATTGCAAGTCACTCCAGAGCAATGCAAAGAGTTGGAGAAAGTTACCAGGAATCAGTCAATCTGCCCCCTATGGTTGGAGCAGCGCAAAGGAAGAATCACAGCAAGCAAAGCACACAGTGTACTAAAGAGGAAAGAGAGTACACCTCCTAACAACTTACTGAAATCAATTATGGGCTACAAAGCCTATGATCTCTCTAAAATGAAACCGATTCGATGGG AGATCCCTACAAGGAAGATGgaaatttcagaaatgggagatGAAAGCAGTGAGCAAGATGAGGAGCATTTGTACTGTATCTGTAACCAGCCAGAATATGGAAAAATGATCGCTTGTGACAATCCAACATTTGATATTGTATGGTTTCACTATGCCTGTGTCCACATCCGCAGGAAACTAAAAGGAAAGTGGTATTGTCCACATTGTGAAGATGAGGATTAG